In the genome of Halobacterium noricense, one region contains:
- a CDS encoding carbohydrate kinase family protein, which yields MDLAARLADAPSPTMTMLPDGSVDRRFGVLDRGHAPESRSVFVEQLSGGQRSFVTEHRGVEPGGQAVNAAIQGRELGADVELYGHLDHEVFGVLDADGHSMGAPASVNVYEFEDSALMLTTESTDIRTWTYDDLVAAGGDEALDADAVVWTNWSSLANSTDALHRAADRPGEGGVLVLDPGGVAVRTPAERAGFVDALGALADRYDVIVSANDEELGSLASAVGVEGSVVEEIRRLRERAGITAVVMHGEQRAVAATCGEVVAVPNFETADVSRFTGGGDRFSAALGFARACGWAWEPSLWLANACASYYVGTGLTGDRAAIAEYVSEAAVLAGDGSHND from the coding sequence ATGGACTTGGCCGCGCGGCTCGCGGACGCTCCCTCCCCGACGATGACGATGCTGCCGGACGGGAGCGTCGACCGCCGGTTCGGCGTGCTCGACCGCGGGCACGCCCCCGAGAGCCGCAGCGTGTTCGTCGAGCAGTTGTCGGGCGGGCAGCGCTCGTTCGTCACCGAGCACCGCGGCGTCGAACCCGGCGGGCAGGCGGTGAACGCGGCGATACAGGGCCGCGAACTGGGCGCGGACGTCGAACTGTACGGCCACCTCGACCACGAGGTGTTCGGCGTGCTCGACGCGGACGGTCACTCGATGGGCGCGCCCGCGTCCGTGAACGTCTACGAGTTCGAGGACTCCGCTTTGATGCTGACCACGGAGTCGACGGACATCCGGACCTGGACGTACGACGACCTCGTCGCCGCGGGCGGCGACGAAGCGCTGGACGCGGACGCAGTCGTCTGGACGAACTGGTCGTCGCTGGCGAACTCAACGGATGCGCTCCACCGCGCGGCCGACCGCCCCGGCGAGGGCGGCGTGCTCGTGCTCGACCCGGGCGGCGTCGCGGTGCGGACGCCCGCCGAGCGCGCGGGCTTCGTGGACGCGCTGGGCGCGCTCGCGGACCGCTACGACGTAATCGTCAGCGCGAACGACGAGGAACTCGGGTCGCTGGCGTCGGCGGTCGGCGTCGAAGGTAGCGTCGTCGAGGAAATCCGTCGGCTCCGCGAGCGCGCGGGCATTACCGCGGTCGTGATGCACGGCGAGCAGCGCGCGGTCGCCGCCACGTGCGGGGAGGTCGTCGCCGTGCCGAACTTCGAGACGGCGGACGTCTCCCGGTTCACGGGCGGCGGCGACCGTTTCTCGGCTGCGCTCGGGTTCGCGAGGGCCTGCGGGTGGGCGTGGGAGCCGTCGCTGTGGCTCGCGAACGCGTGTGCGTCGTACTACGTCGGCACGGGGTTGACAGGCGACCGCGCCGCCATCGCGGAGTACGTGAGCGAGGCGGCGGTGCTCGCTGGGGACGGGAGCCACAACGATTAA
- a CDS encoding YbhB/YbcL family Raf kinase inhibitor-like protein — protein sequence MSLSVSSPAFADGDRIPEQYGHDAANVNPPLSISGVPDDAVSLALVVDDPDARKPAGKIWDHWTVWNVPPSVEEIPENWDASADGATEGTNDFDERGYGGPAPPDREHTYQFKLYALDTELDLPESAGREAVEAAVEGQVLDDALLEGTYAP from the coding sequence GTGAGTCTGTCCGTGTCCAGCCCCGCGTTCGCCGACGGCGACCGGATTCCCGAGCAGTACGGCCACGACGCCGCGAACGTCAACCCCCCGCTGTCGATTTCGGGGGTGCCCGACGACGCGGTGTCGCTGGCGCTCGTCGTGGACGACCCGGACGCCCGGAAGCCCGCCGGAAAAATCTGGGACCACTGGACGGTGTGGAACGTCCCGCCGAGCGTCGAGGAGATCCCCGAGAACTGGGACGCGAGCGCCGACGGCGCGACTGAGGGGACGAACGACTTCGACGAGCGCGGGTACGGCGGGCCGGCGCCGCCGGACCGCGAACACACGTACCAGTTCAAACTGTACGCGCTCGACACCGAACTCGACCTGCCCGAGTCGGCGGGCCGGGAGGCGGTCGAAGCCGCAGTCGAGGGCCAGGTCCTCGACGACGCGCTCCTCGAAGGGACGTACGCGCCCTGA
- a CDS encoding 5'-deoxyadenosine deaminase, which yields MTLLCADTVVCDADRTIDDGAVVVAGDRIEAVGDRGDLADAYPDHERVDCDVLVPGLVGAHIHSVQSLGRGIADDEELLDWLFDHVLPMEASMGPDEMRAAADLGYLELIESGTTTAIDHLSVAHADEAFDAAADGGVRALMGKVLMDKDSPDGLMEDTDAALAETEDLIQQYDGIRNDRIRYAITPRFAVSCTEACLRGCRSLADEYGVRIHTHASENRGEIETVEDETGMRNVHWLDEVGLTGEDVVLAHCVWTDETEREVLAETGTHVTHCPSSNMKLASGVAPIRDYLDRGINVALGNDGPPCNNTLDAFTEMRQASLLGKVEELDPTAIPARTVFEMATRNGAKAAGFETVGKLREGWTADVVGLTTDNARSTPIHDPYSHLAFAAHGDDVMFTMVDGEVLYRDGEHVRLDDAGIRERAREFADAY from the coding sequence ATGACGCTACTGTGCGCCGACACTGTCGTCTGTGACGCCGACCGGACCATCGACGACGGCGCGGTCGTCGTCGCCGGCGACCGCATCGAGGCGGTCGGCGACCGCGGGGACCTCGCGGACGCGTACCCGGACCACGAGCGCGTCGACTGCGACGTGCTCGTCCCCGGGCTCGTCGGCGCGCACATCCACTCCGTACAGAGCCTCGGCCGCGGCATCGCCGACGACGAGGAGCTGCTGGACTGGCTGTTCGACCACGTGCTCCCGATGGAGGCGTCGATGGGGCCAGACGAGATGCGCGCGGCCGCGGACCTCGGCTACCTCGAACTAATCGAGTCGGGGACGACCACGGCCATCGACCACCTCTCGGTCGCGCACGCCGACGAAGCGTTCGACGCCGCCGCCGACGGCGGCGTCCGCGCGCTCATGGGGAAGGTCCTGATGGACAAGGACTCCCCGGACGGCCTGATGGAGGATACCGACGCCGCGCTCGCCGAGACCGAGGACCTCATCCAGCAGTACGACGGCATCCGGAACGACCGCATCCGGTACGCCATCACGCCCAGGTTCGCCGTCTCCTGCACCGAGGCGTGCTTGCGGGGCTGCCGCAGTCTCGCCGACGAGTACGGCGTGCGAATTCACACGCACGCCAGCGAGAACCGCGGCGAAATCGAGACCGTCGAGGACGAGACGGGGATGCGCAACGTCCACTGGCTGGACGAAGTCGGGTTGACGGGCGAGGACGTGGTGCTGGCGCACTGCGTGTGGACCGACGAGACCGAGCGCGAGGTGCTCGCCGAGACGGGCACGCACGTCACGCACTGCCCGTCCTCGAACATGAAACTCGCCTCCGGCGTCGCGCCGATTCGGGACTACCTCGACCGCGGCATCAACGTCGCGCTCGGCAACGACGGCCCGCCCTGCAACAACACGCTGGACGCGTTCACGGAGATGCGCCAGGCCAGCCTCCTCGGGAAAGTCGAGGAACTGGACCCGACCGCGATTCCCGCGCGCACCGTCTTCGAGATGGCGACCCGCAACGGCGCGAAGGCCGCGGGCTTCGAAACCGTCGGCAAACTCCGCGAAGGATGGACGGCGGACGTCGTCGGGCTCACGACGGACAACGCGCGCTCGACGCCGATTCACGACCCCTACTCGCACCTGGCGTTTGCGGCGCACGGCGACGACGTGATGTTCACGATGGTCGACGGCGAAGTGCTCTATCGGGACGGCGAGCACGTCCGGCTGGACGACGCGGGCATCCGGGAGCGCGCCCGCGAGTTCGCCGACGCGTACTGA
- a CDS encoding ribonuclease H-like domain-containing protein has translation MRVENSFIPAPGVGETTERRLWQHGVTHWDDFDASAPGVGETTAANVHAFIDDARAALDTGDTQFFADAFPNNALWRLYENVADDVAFFDIETTGLDKRGSDVTTVSVHHGGSTETLVRGDDLTSENLAELLDASLVVSFNGKRFDQPFVEHNYDVSVDAPHLDLMYLCRRLDLTGGLKQVEQDLGIDRGGMDVDGREAVRLWHRYEDGDEAALDKLVEYNRYDTQNLQTLLDTVAGRLHEDVFEPHA, from the coding sequence ATGCGCGTCGAGAACTCGTTCATCCCCGCACCCGGCGTCGGCGAAACCACCGAGCGACGCCTCTGGCAGCACGGCGTCACGCACTGGGACGACTTCGACGCGAGCGCGCCCGGCGTCGGCGAGACCACCGCCGCGAACGTCCACGCGTTCATCGACGACGCCCGGGCGGCGCTCGACACGGGCGACACCCAGTTCTTCGCCGACGCGTTCCCGAACAACGCCCTCTGGCGGCTCTACGAGAACGTCGCCGACGACGTGGCGTTCTTCGACATCGAAACCACCGGCCTGGACAAGCGCGGCAGCGACGTGACGACGGTGAGCGTCCACCACGGCGGGAGCACCGAGACGCTCGTGCGCGGCGACGACCTCACCAGCGAGAACCTCGCGGAGCTGCTGGACGCCTCGCTCGTGGTGTCGTTCAACGGGAAGCGCTTCGACCAGCCGTTCGTCGAGCACAACTACGACGTCAGCGTGGACGCGCCGCACCTCGACTTGATGTACCTCTGCCGGCGCCTCGATTTGACCGGCGGGCTCAAGCAGGTCGAGCAGGACCTCGGCATCGACCGCGGCGGGATGGACGTCGACGGCCGCGAGGCCGTCCGGCTCTGGCACCGCTACGAGGACGGCGACGAGGCCGCCCTCGACAAACTCGTGGAGTACAACCGCTACGACACCCAGAATCTCCAGACGCTGCTGGACACGGTCGCCGGCCGACTCCACGAGGACGTCTTCGAGCCCCACGCCTGA
- a CDS encoding MATE family efflux transporter, with protein MVPNPFSRLLREIGLALARLGLISEERARRTSDLAWPRIVTGVARMSKSAADVAMVGVVLGSSAIAGVGFAGPFWGAAFSLGGGLAAGTIALVSQRFSAEAYDELGQAIRSSTLLVFATTLPVAALFYLFPVELIELLTDDPAAVTYGADYLRVLAFGVPFAGLNLVGSRSLIGADDAWTAMVLRAGGAVVNIGLNAVFIFALGWGVEGAALGTVVSNVVIVAAFVVGITRGRLPLVGAFPVTVSPFGGYWDRETCRDVVSIGLPVVGRNSVWTGARFPLLAFVGLLGSEVVAAYVVTRRIWGIMNAPGWGFGLAASSLVGQELGRGDESTAEAYGREIVVFSVATYALFAALVAIFARDIVVLFVEDPTSASVPIAVGMVYAAALAIVPQGVTSAVAGALDATGDTRWPFYSRVFGMFGLAIPLVYLGATTSLGILGIYLAFFAETVAPAVINYYRFATGKWKAISRGYRPEAATDD; from the coding sequence GTGGTCCCGAACCCGTTCAGTCGGCTCCTCCGCGAAATCGGGCTGGCGCTGGCGCGCCTCGGGCTCATCTCCGAGGAACGCGCCCGCCGGACCTCGGACCTCGCGTGGCCGCGCATCGTCACCGGCGTCGCGCGCATGTCCAAGAGCGCCGCGGACGTCGCGATGGTGGGCGTCGTCCTCGGGAGCTCCGCCATCGCCGGCGTCGGGTTCGCCGGCCCGTTCTGGGGCGCGGCGTTCAGTCTCGGCGGCGGGCTCGCGGCGGGGACCATCGCGCTCGTCTCCCAGCGCTTCAGCGCCGAAGCCTACGACGAACTCGGGCAGGCCATCCGGTCGAGCACGCTGCTCGTGTTCGCGACGACGCTCCCGGTCGCCGCGCTGTTCTACCTCTTCCCCGTCGAACTCATCGAACTGCTGACCGACGACCCCGCGGCCGTCACGTACGGGGCCGACTACCTCCGCGTGCTCGCGTTCGGCGTCCCGTTCGCCGGCCTCAACCTCGTCGGGAGCCGCTCGCTCATCGGGGCCGACGACGCGTGGACCGCGATGGTGTTGCGCGCGGGCGGGGCCGTCGTCAACATCGGCTTGAACGCCGTGTTCATCTTCGCACTCGGGTGGGGCGTCGAGGGCGCGGCGCTCGGCACCGTCGTCAGCAACGTCGTCATCGTGGCGGCGTTCGTCGTCGGTATCACGCGCGGCCGCCTCCCGCTCGTCGGCGCGTTCCCCGTCACCGTCTCCCCGTTCGGCGGCTACTGGGACCGCGAGACGTGCCGCGACGTCGTCAGCATCGGCCTGCCGGTCGTCGGTCGGAACTCCGTCTGGACGGGCGCGCGCTTCCCCCTCCTGGCGTTCGTCGGCCTGCTCGGCTCCGAGGTCGTCGCCGCGTACGTCGTTACGCGGCGCATCTGGGGCATCATGAACGCGCCCGGCTGGGGGTTCGGGCTCGCCGCGTCCAGCCTCGTCGGCCAGGAACTCGGCCGCGGCGACGAGTCCACCGCGGAAGCCTACGGCCGCGAAATCGTCGTGTTCTCTGTCGCCACATACGCACTGTTCGCCGCGCTCGTCGCCATCTTCGCCCGGGACATCGTCGTGCTGTTCGTCGAAGACCCGACGTCCGCGAGCGTCCCCATCGCGGTCGGGATGGTGTACGCGGCCGCGCTCGCCATCGTCCCGCAGGGCGTCACCAGCGCCGTCGCGGGCGCGCTCGACGCCACCGGCGACACCCGCTGGCCGTTCTACAGCCGCGTCTTCGGCATGTTCGGGCTCGCCATCCCGCTGGTCTACCTCGGCGCGACGACCTCGCTGGGGATTCTCGGCATCTACCTCGCGTTCTTCGCGGAGACGGTCGCGCCCGCCGTCATCAACTACTACCGCTTCGCCACCGGGAAGTGGAAGGCCATCAGCCGCGGCTATCGGCCGGAAGCCGCGACCGACGACTGA
- a CDS encoding helix-turn-helix transcriptional regulator yields the protein MDRGLACWVVGLLVVASVAAPAAGTGAPDGPFGVAQEEFDPDDVTLSAALDEDGSATWSFKYRMELTTENETQAFEELQADIEANRSRYVDRFRTRIESTVASAENATGRNMSVENVSVRAFQQTSAEFADSYGFVVYTFEWSGFAATDGERIVAGDSLAGFYLNEETSLQFSWPDGYTATDVDPVPAEETATSVRWSGPADFGTDQPRLVLEPSDGTGTSEPTETTAASSGESSVVLPALVGALVAVLVAAGAGWLYFRREGGGTGGAPEPTEPGGGGGGAGEATTGVGESAEEGGAGATAGAAAGTEPPEELLSNEERVKRFLREQGGRAKQQDVVEAMGWTEAKTSQVVKDMRESDELESFRIGRENVLKLPDADISEE from the coding sequence ATGGACCGCGGTCTGGCGTGTTGGGTGGTCGGGTTGCTCGTCGTGGCGTCGGTCGCCGCGCCAGCGGCGGGCACCGGTGCGCCGGACGGCCCGTTCGGCGTTGCACAGGAAGAGTTCGACCCGGACGACGTGACGTTGTCCGCGGCGCTCGACGAGGACGGCAGCGCCACGTGGTCGTTCAAGTACCGGATGGAACTGACGACGGAGAACGAGACGCAGGCGTTCGAGGAGTTGCAGGCGGACATCGAGGCGAACCGGTCGAGGTACGTCGACCGGTTCCGCACCCGCATCGAGTCGACGGTAGCGTCCGCGGAGAACGCGACCGGACGCAACATGAGCGTCGAGAACGTCTCCGTGCGGGCGTTCCAGCAGACGAGCGCGGAGTTCGCCGACTCCTACGGATTCGTCGTCTACACCTTCGAGTGGTCCGGCTTCGCCGCGACCGACGGCGAGCGCATCGTCGCCGGGGACTCGCTGGCGGGGTTCTACCTGAACGAGGAGACGTCGCTGCAGTTCTCGTGGCCGGACGGCTACACGGCGACGGACGTCGACCCGGTGCCCGCCGAGGAGACGGCGACGTCCGTGCGGTGGAGCGGCCCGGCGGACTTCGGCACCGACCAGCCGCGCCTCGTCCTCGAGCCGAGCGACGGGACCGGGACGAGTGAGCCGACGGAGACGACTGCCGCGTCCAGCGGCGAGAGCAGCGTCGTGCTGCCCGCGCTCGTCGGCGCGCTCGTGGCAGTGCTCGTGGCAGCGGGCGCAGGTTGGCTCTACTTCCGTCGCGAAGGCGGCGGCACGGGTGGAGCTCCCGAACCGACCGAACCCGGCGGTGGTGGCGGCGGTGCCGGTGAAGCGACGACTGGCGTCGGGGAATCCGCCGAGGAAGGCGGTGCGGGCGCGACCGCGGGTGCAGCGGCGGGGACGGAGCCGCCCGAGGAGCTGTTGAGCAACGAGGAGCGGGTCAAGCGGTTCCTCCGCGAGCAGGGCGGCCGCGCGAAACAGCAGGACGTCGTCGAGGCGATGGGTTGGACGGAGGCCAAGACCAGCCAGGTCGTCAAGGACATGCGCGAGAGCGACGAACTGGAGTCGTTCCGTATCGGCCGCGAGAACGTCCTGAAGCTCCCGGACGCGGACATCAGCGAGGAGTAG
- a CDS encoding helix-turn-helix domain-containing protein, translating into MAGEPAAFAELEFAVEDTAYPAVRVSRTLDCRLELLDSLQTDDGFVMFVRLADGAADELAERAAAGSLDGEIDALQTVGDEVVVEFSPTESVVGTLAHLGVLTQTATTTDDAARITAVVPADADLQYVVDRVQDAHPSAAFVGKRSCDIVAPFVTESGVRSLVADALTDRQWEAAYLAYERGYFDEPRGCSQAELAAAMDISQKTFSQHLHAAIWKVFDVVFGG; encoded by the coding sequence ATGGCCGGCGAACCAGCCGCGTTCGCGGAACTCGAATTCGCAGTCGAAGACACGGCCTACCCAGCCGTCCGGGTGTCGCGGACGCTGGACTGCCGGCTGGAGTTGCTGGACTCGCTGCAGACTGACGACGGTTTCGTGATGTTCGTGCGGCTAGCCGACGGCGCTGCGGACGAGCTGGCCGAGCGAGCGGCGGCCGGCTCTCTCGACGGGGAAATCGACGCGCTCCAGACCGTCGGCGACGAGGTCGTCGTGGAGTTCTCCCCGACCGAATCCGTGGTCGGGACGCTGGCACACCTCGGCGTGCTGACGCAGACGGCAACCACCACCGACGACGCGGCTCGCATCACCGCCGTCGTGCCCGCCGACGCGGACCTCCAGTACGTCGTCGACCGCGTACAAGACGCCCACCCGTCTGCCGCGTTCGTGGGCAAGCGCAGTTGCGACATCGTCGCGCCGTTCGTCACGGAGAGCGGCGTGCGGTCGCTGGTCGCCGACGCGCTCACCGACCGCCAGTGGGAGGCGGCGTACCTCGCCTACGAACGCGGCTACTTCGACGAGCCACGGGGCTGCTCGCAGGCGGAACTCGCGGCTGCGATGGACATCTCCCAGAAGACGTTCAGCCAGCACCTCCACGCCGCCATCTGGAAGGTCTTCGACGTCGTCTTCGGGGGCTAG
- the thiC gene encoding phosphomethylpyrimidine synthase ThiC — MPTQLEHARDGTVTPAMERVAERENRDPEFVRQQVADGQAVVPTNHEHASLDPMVIGREFATKVNANIGNSETTSSREEELRKLHTAVHYGADTVMDLSTGANLDDIREMQVEHSPVPVGTVPIYEAVTRVDGVPDITPDLLLDVIEKQAEQGVDYMTIHAGVLAEHLPLTDGRTTGIVSRGGSILAQWMEENGAQNPLFTRFEEICEIFREHDVTFSLGDGLRPGSLADASDDAQFAELETLGKLTQVAWDHGVQVMVEGPGHVPMDEIRANVERQQEVCDGAPFYVLGPLVTDVAPGYDHITSAIGATEAARAGAAMLCYVTPKEHLGLPDAEDVREGMAAYRIAAHAGDVAAGLPGARDWDDALSEARYEFDWSRQFDLALDPERARDYHDQTLPGDNYEDARFCSMCGVEFCSMRIDQDARDADGEMDNIDADTDLGASPAAGVNLPPVGVHDTSDVPESAEFEEHDHADDLAADD, encoded by the coding sequence ATGCCGACGCAGCTCGAACACGCCCGCGACGGGACGGTCACGCCCGCCATGGAACGAGTCGCCGAACGGGAGAACCGCGACCCCGAGTTCGTCCGCCAGCAGGTCGCCGACGGGCAGGCCGTCGTCCCGACCAACCACGAACACGCCTCGCTCGACCCGATGGTCATCGGCCGCGAGTTCGCCACGAAAGTGAACGCTAATATCGGGAACAGCGAGACGACCAGCAGCCGCGAGGAGGAACTCCGGAAGCTCCACACCGCGGTCCACTACGGCGCGGACACCGTGATGGACCTCTCGACGGGCGCGAACCTCGACGACATCCGCGAGATGCAGGTCGAGCACTCGCCGGTGCCCGTCGGCACGGTCCCCATCTACGAGGCCGTCACGCGCGTCGACGGCGTGCCCGACATCACGCCCGACCTCCTGCTCGACGTCATCGAGAAGCAGGCCGAGCAGGGCGTCGACTACATGACAATACACGCGGGCGTGCTCGCCGAACACCTCCCGCTGACGGACGGCCGCACCACCGGCATCGTCTCCCGCGGCGGGTCGATTCTCGCGCAGTGGATGGAGGAGAACGGCGCGCAGAACCCCCTGTTCACGCGCTTCGAGGAGATTTGTGAGATATTCCGCGAGCACGACGTGACGTTCTCGCTGGGCGACGGCCTCCGCCCGGGGTCGCTGGCGGACGCCAGCGACGACGCCCAGTTCGCGGAACTGGAGACGCTCGGGAAACTCACGCAGGTCGCGTGGGACCACGGCGTCCAGGTGATGGTCGAAGGGCCGGGCCACGTCCCGATGGACGAGATTCGGGCGAACGTCGAGCGCCAGCAGGAGGTCTGCGACGGCGCGCCGTTCTACGTGCTCGGGCCGCTGGTGACGGACGTCGCGCCCGGCTACGACCACATTACGAGCGCCATCGGCGCGACTGAGGCGGCGCGTGCGGGCGCTGCGATGCTGTGTTACGTCACGCCGAAAGAACACCTCGGCCTCCCCGACGCCGAGGACGTCCGCGAGGGGATGGCCGCCTACCGCATCGCCGCGCACGCCGGCGACGTCGCCGCCGGCCTCCCGGGTGCCCGCGACTGGGACGACGCGCTCTCGGAGGCGCGCTACGAGTTCGACTGGTCGCGGCAGTTCGACCTCGCGCTCGACCCCGAGCGCGCCCGCGACTACCACGACCAGACGCTCCCCGGAGACAACTACGAGGACGCGCGCTTCTGCTCGATGTGTGGCGTCGAGTTCTGTTCGATGCGCATCGACCAGGATGCCCGCGACGCGGACGGCGAGATGGACAACATCGACGCCGACACCGACCTCGGAGCGTCGCCCGCTGCCGGCGTGAACCTCCCGCCGGTCGGCGTCCACGACACCAGTGACGTACCCGAGAGCGCGGAGTTCGAAGAGCACGACCACGCCGACGACCTCGCGGCCGACGACTGA
- a CDS encoding DUF7504 family protein, with product MSGDAGRSASAPDTGEAREGATLVLGETSHDDACRRLANESANYAHRVRATTDAESGTCCASADDLYDTGVYEDLALAEAGIVVSDTIANLDGGVTEPNPLVVCVDGLPRPTDETGRQQLVQFLHAVTHRVGTANGRCHAHLAVDADDDLAEVVEPLFETVVDASP from the coding sequence ATGAGCGGCGACGCAGGGCGCTCCGCTAGCGCCCCGGACACCGGCGAGGCCCGTGAGGGCGCGACGCTCGTTCTCGGCGAAACCAGTCACGACGACGCCTGCCGTCGGCTCGCCAACGAGAGCGCCAACTACGCGCACCGCGTCCGTGCGACTACCGACGCGGAGTCGGGGACGTGCTGCGCGAGCGCGGATGACCTGTACGACACCGGCGTCTACGAGGACCTCGCGCTCGCGGAGGCCGGCATCGTCGTCTCGGACACGATTGCGAACCTCGACGGCGGCGTCACCGAGCCGAACCCCCTCGTCGTCTGCGTGGACGGGCTGCCGCGGCCGACCGACGAGACCGGCCGCCAGCAGCTCGTCCAGTTCCTCCACGCCGTCACGCACCGCGTCGGCACCGCGAACGGTCGCTGTCACGCCCACCTCGCCGTCGACGCCGACGACGACCTCGCCGAGGTCGTCGAACCGCTGTTCGAGACGGTCGTCGACGCCAGTCCCTAG
- a CDS encoding Glu/Leu/Phe/Val family dehydrogenase has protein sequence MTETGPLDNMLAQMEQAREYVDIDDGIFERLKYPERTLSVSLPVEMDDGSVEVFEAYRCQFDGARGPFKGGIRYHPNVSEEEVSALAGWMTWKTALVDLPFGGAKGGIICNPKELSQSEIEQLTRRYTEGIRRIIGPDTDIPAPDVNTNPRTMAWIMDTYSVYQGYAVPEVVTGKPPEVGGTAGRVEATGRGVTIVTEETFEFLGTDIADADIAIQGFGNVGSVTAQLLAERDANVVAVSDVTGAIYDPDGLDVEAVGAHVANDGRLEDYDAHEHITNDDLLTMDVDALIPAAIEDVITVDVAERLEADVVVEAANGPTTFDAANVLKERDVPVVPDILANAGGVIVSYLEWVQNSQQYSWELEEVNRDLEARLTTAFDEMLAAYEQKDIPDLRTAAYTLALERTADAHEYRGLFP, from the coding sequence ATGACCGAGACCGGTCCGCTGGACAACATGCTCGCGCAGATGGAGCAGGCGCGGGAGTACGTCGACATCGACGACGGCATCTTCGAGCGACTGAAGTACCCCGAGCGGACGCTGTCCGTGAGTCTCCCCGTGGAGATGGACGACGGCTCCGTGGAAGTGTTCGAGGCCTACCGCTGCCAGTTCGACGGCGCGCGCGGCCCGTTCAAGGGCGGCATCCGCTACCACCCGAACGTCTCCGAGGAGGAGGTCTCCGCGCTCGCGGGGTGGATGACGTGGAAGACCGCGCTCGTGGACCTGCCGTTCGGCGGCGCGAAGGGCGGCATCATCTGCAACCCGAAGGAGCTCTCGCAGTCCGAAATCGAGCAGCTCACCCGCCGCTACACGGAGGGCATCCGCCGTATCATCGGCCCGGACACGGACATCCCGGCCCCGGACGTGAACACGAACCCGCGCACGATGGCGTGGATCATGGACACGTACTCCGTCTACCAGGGCTACGCCGTCCCCGAGGTCGTCACGGGGAAGCCGCCGGAAGTCGGCGGGACCGCGGGCCGCGTGGAGGCGACCGGCCGCGGCGTCACCATCGTCACCGAGGAGACCTTCGAGTTCCTCGGCACGGACATCGCGGACGCCGACATCGCCATCCAGGGGTTCGGGAACGTCGGCAGCGTGACCGCCCAACTGCTCGCCGAGCGCGACGCGAACGTCGTCGCGGTGTCTGACGTCACGGGAGCCATCTACGACCCGGACGGCCTCGACGTCGAGGCCGTCGGCGCGCACGTCGCCAACGACGGCCGCCTCGAAGACTACGACGCTCACGAGCACATCACCAACGACGACCTCCTGACGATGGACGTGGACGCGCTCATCCCCGCGGCTATCGAGGACGTCATCACGGTCGACGTCGCCGAACGCCTGGAAGCCGACGTCGTCGTGGAGGCCGCGAACGGGCCGACGACGTTCGACGCCGCGAACGTCCTCAAGGAGCGCGACGTCCCCGTCGTGCCGGACATCCTCGCCAACGCCGGCGGCGTCATCGTCTCGTACCTGGAGTGGGTGCAGAACAGCCAGCAGTACTCCTGGGAACTCGAAGAGGTCAACCGCGACCTCGAAGCGCGGCTAACGACGGCGTTCGACGAGATGCTCGCCGCCTACGAGCAGAAGGACATCCCGGACCTGCGGACCGCCGCGTACACCCTCGCGCTCGAACGCACCGCGGACGCCCACGAGTACCGCGGCCTGTTCCCGTAA
- a CDS encoding phosphoglycolate phosphatase, translating to MVAPLAVDIDGTLSRPDRSIDSRVLDVLREWEAPVVIATGKALPYPVALCQFVGVAERVIAENGGVAYVNDELFYFGDRDAAADVHEAFADAGFDLGWGESDLVNRWRETELAVNRERPLDVLTDLADEYGLSVVDTGFAYHVKATEPSKGAALEVVATELGYEPADFAAVGDSANDVELFEAAGESYAVANADDAARDAAEVVLDESYADGFLAATRRIRAE from the coding sequence ATGGTCGCGCCGCTCGCCGTCGACATCGACGGGACGCTGAGTCGCCCGGACCGGTCCATCGACAGTCGCGTGCTGGACGTGCTCCGGGAGTGGGAGGCACCGGTCGTGATTGCGACCGGGAAGGCGCTGCCGTACCCGGTCGCGCTCTGCCAGTTCGTCGGCGTCGCCGAGCGCGTCATCGCGGAGAACGGCGGCGTCGCGTACGTGAACGACGAACTGTTCTACTTCGGCGACAGGGACGCCGCCGCGGACGTCCACGAGGCGTTCGCGGACGCGGGCTTCGACCTCGGTTGGGGAGAGTCGGACCTCGTGAACCGCTGGCGGGAGACCGAACTCGCGGTGAACCGCGAGCGTCCGCTGGACGTGCTGACGGACCTCGCGGACGAGTACGGTCTGAGCGTCGTGGATACAGGGTTCGCGTACCACGTGAAGGCCACCGAGCCGAGCAAGGGCGCGGCGCTGGAGGTCGTCGCCACGGAACTCGGCTACGAGCCCGCGGACTTCGCCGCTGTCGGGGACTCCGCGAACGACGTGGAGCTGTTCGAGGCAGCCGGCGAGTCGTACGCCGTGGCGAACGCCGACGACGCCGCGCGCGACGCCGCAGAGGTCGTGCTCGACGAGTCGTACGCCGACGGCTTCCTCGCGGCGACGCGGCGCATCCGTGCCGAGTAG